The Megalopta genalis isolate 19385.01 chromosome 12, iyMegGena1_principal, whole genome shotgun sequence genome window below encodes:
- the LOC117217442 gene encoding uncharacterized protein LOC117217442 — MVVASDERIALAGHEAMDGRRRMKFRKLFRSRMSRATVLTAKLKQCTRKQATRVRKCMCLPSNYGLVEFPMVWSELRANQQLCDGAIRCARDHVFPVHRVILSAVSPYFKALFTNSLKGGKTETTEVVIDSIPSEIFSLILDYAYTGTCDVNTDNVEQLLPLADQFEVLGVVQLCCQFLLQELRPENCLGIIKFARHYFCRDLEEKGRKYIRHHFKRILQESPEFKELTGEELEAILRDDELNVKNEEIVFEAVKTWVEHNLEERRPRLQRLLKCVRYGFISYPFFTNNILTWTIIEEDEVCQQIIWEANAYINKLDAKQNGGDIDLKNPLARPRIPHEILFAIGGWTAGAPTNFVETYDTRADRWFLSVNTDATPRSYHGLCALDNLIYMIGGFDGNQHFNTVRCFDPVIKKWRERACMYHARCYVSVCTHGGKIYALGGYNGRGRMSSGERYEPQRNQWEMIPPMQRQRSDASAAALHDKIYIVGGFNGREVLDCAEVFDVETNQWSYIHSMLNPRSGVSLVAFRDSLYALGGFDGFNRLSSGERYNPNHSEDWHAVPEMFSPRSNFATVILDDMIFVVGGFDGDTTIAYAECYDADSNEWYDASPMNLNRSALSACVIAGLSNAREYSYQSKAHNLGQGQASSENQEKNQGGEGAAETNSAIFLEEDAEEEEVSFEDHDQGEVGDMDETAESVGNFPE, encoded by the exons ATGGTGGTGGCCAGCGACGAGAGGATCGCGTTGGCCGGCCACGAGGCGATGGACGGACGCCGCAGGATGAAGTTTAGGAAGCTATTCCGCAGCCGAATGTCGCGAGCCACTGTTCTCACCGCGAAACTGAAACAGTGCACCAGAAAGCAGGCGACCAGAGTCCGGAAATGCATGTGTCTGCCCTCGAACTACGGCCTCGTCGAGTTTCCCATGGTCTGGTCGGAGCTTAG GGCGAACCAGCAGCTGTGCGACGGTGCAATCAGATGCGCCAGGGACCACGTATTCCCAGTGCACCGAGTCATCTTGTCCGCGGTCAGCCCGTACTTCAAGGCGCTTTTCACGAACAGCCTGAAAGGCGGCAAGACCGAGACCACCGAGGTCGTCATCGATTCCATACCCAGCGAAATTTTCAGCCTGATCCTCGATTACGCGTACACCGGCACCTGCGACGTCAACACCGACAACGTCGAGCAGCTCTTACCGCTCGCCGATCAGTTCGAGGTCCTCGGGGTCGTCCAACTGTGCTGCCAGTTCCTGCTGCAGGAGCTCAGGCCGGAGAATTGCTTAG GTATCATTAAATTCGCCCGTCACTATTTCTGCCGTGACCTGGAAGAGAAGGGCCGGAAATACATTCGTCATCACTTTAAGCGGATACTGCAAGAGAGCCCGGAATTCAAAGAGCTCACCGGCGAGGAACTCGAGGCGATCCTACGTGACGACGAGCTCAACGTTAAAAACGAGGAAATAGTTTTCGAGGCCGTTAAAACCTGGGTCGAGCACAACCTAGAAGAAAGGAGGCCCCGTTTGCAGAGACTCTTGAAATGCGTGCGCTACGGTTTTATCAGCTATCCGTTCTTCACGAACAATATTCTCACGTGGACGATCATCGAGGAGGATGAA GTCTGCCAGCAAATCATATGGGAGGCAAACGCGTACATAAACAAGCTGGACGCGAAGCAGAACGGCGGTGATATCGATCTGAAGAATCCTCTCGCGCGGCCGCGGATCCCTCACGAAATCCTGTTCGCGATCGGCGGCTGGACCGCCGGCGCGCCGACCAACTTCGTGGAGACCTACGACACGAG AGCTGACAGATGGTTTCTATCAGTGAACACGGACGCCACGCCGAGGTCCTACCACGGGCTCTGCGCCCTGGACAATCTGATCTACATGATCGGCGGGTTCGATGGGAATCAACATTTCAACACGGTCCGCTGCTTCGACCCGGTGATCAAGAAGTGGCGGGAACGGGCGTGCATGTACCACGCGAGGTGTTACGTCAGCGTTTGCACTCATG GCGGCAAGATTTACGCCCTGGGCGGCTATAACGGGCGCGGGAGAATGAGCTCGGGCGAAAGATACGAGCCGCAAAGGAACCAATGGGAGATGATACCGCCGATGCAACGACAGCGATCGGATGCAAGCGCTGCGGCGTTGCACGACAAGATTTACATCGTCGGCGGTTTCAATGGCCGCGAGGTCCTGGATTGCGCGGAGGTCTTCGACGTGGAGACCAATCAGTGGAGttacattcattcgatgctGAACCCGCGGTCGGGGGTTTCCCTGGTTGCATTCCGGGACAGCCTCTACGCTCTCGGAGGCTTCGACGGCTTTAACAGACTGAGCAGTG GGGAACGTTACAATCCGAACCATTCGGAGGACTGGCACGCGGTTCCAGAAATGTTCAGCCCCCGCAGCAATTTCGCCACGGTCATCTTGGACGATATGATCTTCGTTGTCGGCGGTTTTGATG GGGACACGACGATCGCGTACGCAGAATGCTATGACGCAGACAGCAACGAGTGGTACGATGCATCGCCCATGAATCTCAATCGAAGTGCGTTGAGTGCATGTGTTATCGCTGGCCTATCTAACGCACGCGAATACTCCTATCAGAGCAAAGCTCACAACCTTGGTCAAG GGCAAGCATCATCCGAGAACCAGGAGAAGAATCAAGGCGGCGAAGGTGCCGCGGAGACGAACTCCGCCATTTTCCTGGAGGAGGACGCAGAAGAGGAAGAAGTGAGTTTCGAGGACCATGATCAAGGTGAAGTCGGCGACATGGACGAAACCGCGGAGAGCGTTGGAAACTTTCCGGAGTAA